The Arcobacter roscoffensis genome segment ATTTATGGGATACACTCACGTAGCTCATGATGTTATTATTGGTGATAACTGTGTATTTGCAAACTGTGCTACACTAGCAGGACATGTTGAAATAGATGACTTTGTTGTAGTTGGTGGCTTAACACCAATACACCAGTTTTGTAAAATAGGAACTCAAGTTATGATTGGTGGTGGGTCTGTAGTAACACAAGACATTCCTCCATTTTGTTTAGCTGAGGGTAACAAAGCTGTTTTAAGAGGTCTTAACTTAAATGGTTTAAGAAGAAGATTTGACAACAGAGAAGATATAAATGCTGTAAAAACAGCTTATAAAGCCTTATTTGAAGGTGGAAGACCTTTATCTGATGTAGCAAATGAATTATTAGAAAATGAAAATAAATATGTAAAAGAATTAGCATCTTTTTGTTTAAGTACAAAAAGAGGAATTCCATTTAACAGAAAATAAAAAAATAGGTTTGGTAGAATGAGTAAAGTAACATGCGATTTTTGTGGAGCAACAGATAGTCCTAACAATCCAGTAATAGCAGGTGATAATGCTTGTAT includes the following:
- the lpxA gene encoding acyl-ACP--UDP-N-acetylglucosamine O-acyltransferase; the protein is MNNIHKTAIIEDGAQLGENVTIGAYTIIGKNVKIGDGTIIDSHTVVEGKTTIGKNNHIFSHAAIGTIPQDLKFDGEDVELIIGDNNKIREFTLFNPGTKGGGSITKIGSNNLFMGYTHVAHDVIIGDNCVFANCATLAGHVEIDDFVVVGGLTPIHQFCKIGTQVMIGGGSVVTQDIPPFCLAEGNKAVLRGLNLNGLRRRFDNREDINAVKTAYKALFEGGRPLSDVANELLENENKYVKELASFCLSTKRGIPFNRK